A genomic window from Diospyros lotus cultivar Yz01 chromosome 2, ASM1463336v1, whole genome shotgun sequence includes:
- the LOC127794991 gene encoding NADPH:adrenodoxin oxidoreductase, mitochondrial isoform X2, with amino-acid sequence MLKAHQGAEVDIIDRLPTPYGLVRSGVAPDHPETKVVSNQFSRVAQNARCSFFGNVSLGSSVSLAELREIYHVVVLAYGAESDRLLGIPGEDLAGIHSAREFVWWYNGHPDCQYLFPDLKSSDTAVILGQGNVALDVARILLRPTAELAVTDIASHALAALEESSIRKVYLVGRRGPVQAACTAKELREVLGIKDVDIHIQEADLVKTPADEEEMKNSRIKRRVYELLSKAVMSGPSHNSTGQRELHFVFFRKPDKLLDSDDRSGYVAGVRFEKTILRESAGSGKQVALGTGQFEDLECRLVLKSIGYKSVPVEGLPFDASRGVVPNVGGRVLVDSFGDHKLLEGVYVCGWLKRGPTGIIATNLYCAEETIASISEDLEKGLLAPVRSLPKPGREGLLQLLDDRNVKVIPFRGWEKIDAEERRLGSLKNKPRDKLSTWEELLKVALD; translated from the exons GTTGTGAGCAACCAGTTTTCTCGGGTTGCTCAAAATGCACGATGCTCATTCTTTGGAAATGTTTCACTTGGATCTTCTGTATCTTTGGCTGAGCTCAGGGAGATATATCATGTG GTTGTGCTTGCCTATGGTGCTGAAAGTGACAGACTTCTTGGCATTCCAGGAGAA gatttGGCAGGGATACACTCAGCTAGAGAATTTGTTTGGTGGTACAATGGGCATCCTGACTGTCAATATTTGTTTCCAGACTTGAAAAGCAGTGATACTGCTGTTATTCTTGGTCAG GGGAATGTAGCTCTTGATGTTGCACGTATTCTTTTACGACCTACTGCAGAACTAGCAGTAACTGATATTGCTAGCCATGCGTTGGCTGCTCTGGAGGAGAGCTCTATAAG AAAAGTGTATCTGGTTGGAAGACGTGGACCTGTTCAAGCGGCTTGTACTGCAAAAGAGTTGCGTGAAGTTCTTG GTATCAAAGATGTTGATATTCACATCCAGGAAGCTGATCTAGTGAAAACGCCAGCAGATGAG gaagaaatgaagaatagTCGAATCAAGAGGAGGGTGTATGAGCTGCTCTCTAAGGCAGTCATGTCAGGACCATCCCATAACAGTACAGGTCAACGTGAACTCCACTTTGTTTTCTTCCGGAAACCAGATAAGCTTCTAGATTCAGATGACAGAAGTGGTTATGTTGCTGGTGTGCGCTTCGAGAAGACAATTCTGAGAG AAAGTGCAGGATCAGGAAAACAAGTAGCACTTGGCACAGGCCAATTTGAAGACCTTGAATGCAG GTTAGTGCTAAAGAGCATTGGTTACAAATCAGTACCAGTTGAAGGTTTGCCCTTTGATGCTTCTAGAG GTGTGGTTCCAAATGTTGGAGGCCGTGTTTTAGTTGATTCTTTTGGAGATCATAAACTACTGGAAGGTGTGTATGTATGTGGGTGGTTGAAAAGAGGACCAACAGGAATCATTGCAACCAACCTTTATTGTGCTGAGGAAACG ATTGCAAGCATATCTGAGGATCTTGAGAAGGGACTATTAGCGCCTGTACGTAGCTTGCCAAAGCCAGGCAGAGAGGGGCTTCTCCAGTTATTAGATGATAGGAATGTTAAAGTGATTCCATTCAGGGGTTGGGAAAAGATTGATGCTGAAGAGAGAAGGCTTGGAAGTTTGAAAAACAAGCCCAGAGACAAATTATCCACATGGGAAGAGCTACTGAAAGTTGCCCTGGACTGA